In Diadema setosum chromosome 19, eeDiaSeto1, whole genome shotgun sequence, a genomic segment contains:
- the LOC140242841 gene encoding 3-oxoacyl-[acyl-carrier-protein] reductase FabG-like has protein sequence MGIFDGKVVFITGASSGIGAETAVQFAKDGASLALGGRNEERLEKVAKECLSKGLSEDKVLMIKADLAKEEDVQRTMDTIIKHFGRLDVLVNNAAVADVVSILSEDFVKTYDWVMRINVRGVLQLTKLAIPHLIATKGSIVNVSSLASKRICPGFTVYGLSKSALDQFTRVTALELAEKGVRINAVNPGTIITPILDLFGLSVEEVRKIAAKDHPLGRAGECDDVAPVIKFLASNAASFITGETISIDGGKHALCPCTLVSPSIVEDRG, from the exons ATGGGGATCTTTGACGGGAAGGTTGTATTCATTACAG GTGCTAGTTCGGGAATCGGGGCGGAGACGGCCGTCCAGTTTGCCAAGGATGGGGCGAGCCTGGCCCTAGGGGGGCGAAATGAGGAGCGACTGGAGAAGGTGGCCAAAGAGTGCCTCAGCAAAGGCTTATCGGAGGACAAG GTTCTGATGATCAAGGCCGACTTGGCTAAGGAGGAAGACGTCCAGCGTACCATGGACACGATCATAAAACACTTTGGGAGACTGGATGTACTG GTTAATAACGCAGCGGTTGCAGACGTCGTAAGTATTCTTAGCGAGGACTTTGTGAAGACCTACGACTGGGTCATGAGAATCAACGTTAGAGGCGTCCTCCAACTCACCAAGTTGGCCATCCCTCATCTAATAGCCACAAAGG GTTCCATTGTCAATGTCTCCAGCCTCGCGAGCAAACGAATA TGTCCAGGATTTACGGTGTACGGCTTGAGCAAAAGTGCCTTAGATCAGTTTACCAGGGTGACTGCTCTTG AACTGGCGGAAAAAGGAGTTCGAATCAATGCTGTGAA TCCAGGCACAATCATCACACCGATACTGGACTTATTTGGATTATCCGTTGAAGAGGTCAGAAAG ATTGCTGCAAAGGACCATCCACTCGGTCGAGCGGGGGAGTGTGATGACGTCGCACCTGTCATCAAGTTCCTGGCCTCCAATGCAGCATCCTTCATCACCGGGGAGACCATCTCCATCGACGGAGGCAAGCACGCCCTCTGTCCATGCACGCTAGTGAGTCCAAGCATTGTGGAAGATCGCGGGTAG